In Lujinxingia sediminis, a single genomic region encodes these proteins:
- the sufU gene encoding Fe-S cluster assembly sulfur transfer protein SufU, which produces MSDMRALYQEVILDHNRKPRNFGPLDGANRVAQGTNPLCGDNYTIYARVNDDDIVEAVSFEGSGCAISKAAASMMTTRIKGKKVESAEQLIEEFRAMLTGELDLQADHSLGHLTVFEGVAQLPQRVKCAVLPWHAMHAALEGDEETSTEGDSDIWSKE; this is translated from the coding sequence ATGAGTGATATGCGCGCTCTCTACCAGGAGGTGATCCTGGATCATAATCGCAAGCCTCGTAACTTCGGTCCCCTCGACGGCGCCAACCGCGTCGCCCAGGGCACCAACCCTCTCTGCGGGGATAACTACACCATCTACGCCCGCGTCAACGACGACGACATCGTCGAAGCCGTCAGCTTCGAGGGCAGCGGCTGCGCCATCTCCAAGGCCGCCGCTTCGATGATGACCACCCGCATCAAGGGCAAGAAGGTCGAGTCCGCCGAGCAACTCATCGAGGAGTTCCGCGCCATGCTCACCGGTGAACTCGACCTGCAGGCAGACCACAGCCTCGGCCACCTCACGGTCTTCGAAGGGGTCGCCCAGCTTCCCCAACGGGTCAAGTGCGCCGTGCTCCCCTGGCACGCCATGCACGCCGCCCTCGAAGGCGACGAAGAGACCTCCACCGAGGGTGACTCGGACATCTGGAGCAAGGAGTAA
- a CDS encoding NifU family protein, protein MKIAEIEPTPNPNAMKFVLTEAITHGFVTRSFEDFNQASTVPLAKAIFEIDHVISVYFADRWITVTQDGGADWSQLLRAVAEPIRAASFADANPEGGLSVSGDDTDDSDLPGMDDPRIPLIRETIDEHIMPFLAGDGGGLKIMGLVDNQLLVRYEGACGTCPASMTGTLLAIENLLQVEVDPELYVATV, encoded by the coding sequence ATGAAAATCGCCGAGATTGAGCCGACGCCTAACCCCAACGCGATGAAATTTGTCCTCACCGAGGCCATCACCCACGGCTTTGTGACCCGCTCCTTTGAGGACTTCAACCAGGCATCTACCGTCCCCCTGGCCAAAGCGATCTTCGAGATCGACCACGTCATCAGCGTGTACTTCGCAGACCGCTGGATCACGGTCACCCAGGATGGCGGCGCAGACTGGTCACAACTGCTTCGCGCTGTCGCCGAACCCATCCGCGCGGCCAGCTTCGCTGACGCCAACCCCGAAGGTGGCCTCTCGGTCAGCGGTGACGATACCGACGACTCCGACCTTCCGGGCATGGACGACCCCCGCATCCCTCTGATCCGCGAAACCATCGACGAGCACATTATGCCCTTCCTCGCCGGCGATGGCGGCGGACTCAAGATCATGGGGCTTGTCGATAACCAACTCCTCGTGCGCTATGAGGGGGCCTGCGGAACCTGCCCCGCCTCCATGACCGGCACCTTGCTGGCCATCGAGAACCTCTTGCAGGTCGAGGTCGACCCTGAGCTCTACGTCGCTACCGTCTGA
- the icmF gene encoding fused isobutyryl-CoA mutase/GTPase IcmF, with the protein MSVHALAPDTVNTPISLTHAVRFVTAASLFDGHDAAINVMRRILQASGAEVIHLGHNRSVNEIVNAAIAEDAQGIAISSYQGGHVEFFKYMVDLLKERGASHIKVFGGGGGVIVPEEIAELEAYGVQKIFSPEDGRRLGLQGMINHMLKLADYDPVARIGVADPSGVISARPGALARAITMAEQGRLEELNLPTPDTLAPVLGITGTGGAGKSSLTDELIRRFLMDFDDRRIALLCVDPSRKKTGGALLGDRIRMNAIDDDRVYMRSLATRGSKGEVSDALADALTVVQAAGFDLVIVETSGIGQGDADIVDYADCSLYVMTSEFGAHTQLEKIGMLDYADFVAINKFEKAGSEDALRAVRKQLRRNRQISYDIADEDVPVFGTIASQFGDTGVSALYHALATRFFGAFDSRWSFDGPVSQKTHTIIPADRTRYLADIANTCRNYRAWAQAQADVATKLYQLDGAAKLLGEDNAEALHARRDELEDRLDRRTQKLLDGWDDLKEAYAGDHFEVQIRDKVRRFELTSTSLSGSKIRRVSLPRFQDWGDIVRWQLLENVPGEFPFTAGVFNFKRRDEEPKRMFAGEGTPERTNKRFHYLCEGEAANRLSTAFDSVTLYGEDPDLRPDIYGKVGNSGVSVCTLDDMKRLYDGFDLCAPNTSVSMTINGPAPIILAMFLNTAIDQQVDAFMALQGRAPSDDERDDIAQNALQVVRGTVQADILKEDQAQNTCIFSTEFALKMMGDIQEYFVDHRVRNYYSVSISGYHIAEAGANPISQLAFTLANGFTFVEYYLARGMNIDDFAPNLSFFFSNGMDPEYTVLGRVARRIWAVAMRERYGANARSQKLKYHIQTSGRSLHAQEIQFNDIRTTLQALLALFDNCNSLHTNAFDEAITTPTEASVRRAMAIQMIINREFGLSMNENPWQGSFVIDELTDLVEEAVLQEFEAISRRGGVLGAMETQYQRSKIQDESIHYELKKHSGELPIIGVNTFIAPEGIDDSDGTALELIRSTTEEKQTQLDNLATFKSDHDSRTEAALQQLKEVALGDGNIFDELMRTVRVASLGQITRALYEVGGQYRRSM; encoded by the coding sequence ATGAGCGTCCACGCCCTCGCACCCGACACGGTCAACACACCCATCTCCCTGACCCACGCCGTGCGTTTTGTGACCGCCGCCAGCCTCTTCGATGGTCACGACGCCGCCATCAATGTCATGCGTCGCATCCTTCAGGCCTCCGGTGCCGAGGTGATTCACCTGGGGCATAATCGCTCCGTCAACGAGATCGTCAACGCCGCCATCGCCGAAGACGCACAGGGCATCGCCATCAGCAGCTACCAGGGCGGCCATGTCGAGTTCTTCAAATACATGGTCGACCTGCTCAAAGAGCGAGGCGCTTCTCACATCAAGGTCTTCGGTGGCGGAGGGGGCGTCATCGTTCCCGAAGAAATCGCCGAACTCGAAGCCTACGGCGTCCAGAAGATCTTTAGCCCGGAGGACGGTCGCCGCCTCGGGCTCCAGGGCATGATCAACCACATGCTCAAGCTCGCCGACTACGATCCCGTTGCCCGCATAGGCGTCGCCGATCCCTCGGGCGTCATCTCGGCTCGGCCTGGCGCGCTGGCGCGCGCTATCACCATGGCGGAGCAGGGCCGCCTGGAGGAACTGAACCTCCCCACGCCCGACACCCTGGCTCCGGTCCTCGGTATCACCGGTACCGGCGGGGCAGGGAAGAGCAGCCTCACCGACGAACTCATCCGCCGCTTTCTGATGGATTTTGACGACCGGCGCATCGCGCTGCTCTGCGTCGACCCCTCCCGCAAAAAGACCGGAGGAGCGCTGCTTGGCGACCGCATCCGCATGAACGCCATCGACGACGACCGCGTCTACATGCGCTCGCTGGCCACCCGCGGCTCCAAGGGCGAAGTCTCCGACGCCCTCGCGGACGCCCTCACGGTCGTGCAGGCCGCGGGCTTCGATCTTGTCATCGTGGAGACCAGCGGCATCGGGCAGGGCGACGCCGACATCGTGGACTACGCCGACTGCTCCCTCTACGTCATGACCAGCGAGTTCGGTGCACACACCCAGCTCGAGAAGATCGGCATGCTCGACTACGCCGATTTCGTCGCCATCAACAAGTTCGAGAAGGCCGGCAGCGAAGACGCCCTTCGCGCTGTCCGCAAGCAGCTGCGTAGAAACCGCCAGATCTCCTACGACATCGCCGATGAAGACGTTCCCGTCTTCGGCACCATCGCCAGCCAGTTCGGCGACACCGGCGTCAGCGCCCTCTACCACGCGCTGGCCACTCGCTTCTTCGGCGCCTTCGACTCCCGCTGGAGCTTCGACGGCCCCGTCAGCCAGAAGACCCACACCATCATCCCCGCCGACCGCACCCGCTACCTGGCCGATATCGCTAACACCTGCCGAAATTACCGCGCCTGGGCTCAAGCGCAGGCCGACGTCGCAACCAAACTCTACCAGCTCGACGGCGCCGCAAAGCTCCTGGGCGAAGACAACGCCGAGGCCCTCCACGCCCGCCGCGATGAGCTCGAAGATCGCCTCGACCGCCGCACCCAAAAGCTCCTCGACGGCTGGGATGACCTCAAAGAGGCCTACGCCGGCGACCATTTCGAAGTCCAGATCCGCGACAAGGTCCGCCGCTTCGAGCTGACCTCCACCTCCCTCTCCGGCTCCAAGATCCGCCGCGTCTCCCTGCCGCGCTTCCAGGACTGGGGCGACATCGTCCGCTGGCAACTCCTCGAAAACGTCCCCGGAGAGTTTCCCTTCACCGCCGGCGTCTTCAACTTCAAACGCCGCGACGAAGAGCCCAAGCGCATGTTCGCCGGCGAAGGCACCCCCGAGCGAACCAACAAACGCTTCCACTACCTGTGCGAAGGCGAAGCCGCCAACCGTCTCTCCACGGCCTTCGACTCCGTCACCCTCTACGGCGAAGACCCTGACCTGCGCCCCGACATCTACGGCAAAGTCGGAAACTCCGGCGTCAGCGTCTGCACCCTCGATGACATGAAGCGCCTCTACGACGGCTTCGACCTCTGCGCCCCCAACACCAGCGTCTCGATGACCATCAACGGTCCGGCGCCCATCATCCTGGCGATGTTCCTCAACACCGCCATCGACCAGCAGGTCGACGCCTTCATGGCACTGCAGGGCAGGGCGCCCTCCGACGACGAGCGCGACGACATCGCTCAGAACGCGCTTCAGGTCGTCCGTGGCACCGTCCAGGCTGACATCCTCAAAGAAGATCAGGCCCAGAATACCTGCATCTTCTCCACCGAATTCGCCCTCAAGATGATGGGTGACATCCAGGAGTACTTCGTCGACCACCGAGTCCGAAATTACTACTCCGTCTCCATCAGCGGCTATCACATCGCCGAGGCCGGCGCGAACCCCATCAGCCAGCTCGCCTTCACCCTCGCCAACGGCTTCACCTTCGTCGAATATTATCTGGCGCGGGGCATGAACATCGACGACTTTGCCCCCAACCTCTCCTTCTTCTTCTCCAACGGCATGGACCCCGAGTACACCGTGCTCGGACGCGTTGCCCGACGCATCTGGGCCGTCGCCATGCGCGAGCGCTACGGCGCTAACGCCCGCTCCCAGAAGCTCAAATACCACATCCAGACCTCCGGCCGTTCCCTCCACGCCCAGGAGATCCAGTTTAACGACATCCGCACCACCCTCCAGGCGCTTCTGGCTCTCTTCGATAACTGCAACAGCCTTCACACCAACGCCTTCGACGAAGCGATCACCACCCCCACCGAGGCCAGCGTCCGTCGCGCCATGGCCATCCAGATGATCATCAACCGCGAGTTCGGCCTCTCCATGAACGAGAACCCCTGGCAGGGGTCGTTCGTCATCGACGAACTCACCGACCTCGTCGAAGAAGCCGTCCTCCAGGAGTTCGAGGCCATCAGCCGACGCGGAGGCGTCCTCGGTGCCATGGAGACTCAGTACCAGCGCTCCAAAATTCAGGATGAGTCCATCCACTACGAACTCAAGAAGCACTCCGGCGAACTCCCCATCATCGGGGTCAACACCTTCATCGCGCCTGAAGGTATCGACGACAGCGACGGCACCGCACTCGAGCTGATCCGCTCCACCACCGAAGAAAAACAAACCCAGCTCGACAACCTCGCCACCTTCAAGTCCGACCATGACTCCCGGACCGAAGCTGCCCTTCAGCAGCTCAAAGAGGTCGCACTCGGTGACGGAAACATCTTCGATGAGCTTATGCGCACCGTCCGCGTCGCCAGCCTCGGCCAGATCACACGCGCCCTTTATGAGGTCGGCGGACAATACCGCCGCTCGATGTAA
- a CDS encoding ABC-F family ATP-binding cassette domain-containing protein, with the protein MVVISVDSVAKSFGDRTLFKDVSFGLGADDRVGLLGVNGAGKTTLLRILLGLEPPDEGNVIHARQARIEYLPQEPDLQPERTALETVIADGPQAFRVVEAYEAACRALAASPQDNDLIMRVAELGEEMDRVGGWTLESEAKTILSQLGILDHDQPVAQMSGGQQKRVAMARALVRPSDLLILDEPTNHLDIETVAWLEDYLASRSTGLLLITHDRYFLDRVANVILELADHTVYRHAGNYSAFLEARAHREELKQIAESKRAQLAKKELAWLRRGPKARTTKSKSRIQRAEALINGAVNLDEQKVEIDTVESRLGKKIIRLDHVSHAYEGRAILNDVSYTLDRRDRLGIVGPNGAGKSTLLNIIANRLTPDQGIVDIGETVVIGYFDQQAEGLDPDMRVHDYITEVAHRIPTSDGFLTASQMLDLFLFDRDKQWTYIHKLSGGERRRLYLLRILMRQPNVLLLDEPTNDLDVDTLTVLEDYLDSFDGAVITVSHDRYFLDRTCEHLLTFKENGQVEEVPGNYAFLEERRAQQARQERQEAAARAEAERKTSPVPAAPKPDAPRKLSYKERRELEALEPRIAEIEERLEAIDQAMVASATDYETVAALDEEKSALSTELETSLERWMELSELA; encoded by the coding sequence ATGGTCGTCATCTCTGTGGACTCCGTCGCAAAATCCTTTGGCGATCGCACCCTCTTTAAAGACGTCAGTTTTGGTCTGGGCGCAGATGATCGCGTCGGCCTCCTCGGCGTCAACGGCGCCGGTAAAACCACGCTCCTTCGTATCCTCCTCGGCCTCGAGCCCCCCGACGAAGGCAACGTCATCCACGCCCGCCAGGCCCGCATCGAATACCTTCCCCAGGAGCCCGACCTCCAACCCGAACGCACCGCCCTGGAAACCGTTATCGCTGACGGACCCCAGGCCTTCCGCGTTGTCGAGGCCTACGAGGCCGCCTGCCGGGCACTCGCCGCCAGTCCCCAGGACAATGACCTCATCATGCGCGTCGCCGAACTCGGCGAAGAGATGGATCGCGTCGGCGGCTGGACCCTGGAGAGCGAGGCCAAAACCATCCTCTCCCAGCTCGGCATCCTCGACCACGACCAGCCCGTCGCTCAGATGAGCGGTGGTCAGCAAAAACGCGTCGCCATGGCACGTGCCCTCGTTCGCCCCAGCGACCTCCTCATCCTCGATGAGCCTACAAACCACCTCGATATCGAAACCGTCGCCTGGCTCGAAGACTACCTCGCCTCCCGCAGCACAGGCCTCCTCCTCATTACCCACGACCGCTACTTCCTCGATCGCGTCGCCAACGTCATCCTCGAATTGGCGGACCACACCGTCTACCGCCACGCCGGCAACTACTCCGCCTTCCTTGAGGCCCGCGCCCACCGCGAAGAACTCAAACAGATCGCCGAGTCCAAGCGCGCTCAGCTTGCTAAAAAAGAACTCGCCTGGCTGCGCCGGGGCCCCAAGGCCCGCACCACCAAAAGTAAATCTCGTATCCAGCGGGCCGAAGCTCTCATCAACGGCGCCGTCAACCTCGACGAACAGAAGGTCGAGATCGACACCGTCGAAAGTCGCCTCGGCAAAAAGATCATCCGCCTCGACCACGTCTCCCACGCCTACGAGGGCAGGGCCATCCTCAACGACGTCTCCTACACCCTTGATCGCCGCGACCGCCTCGGCATCGTCGGTCCCAATGGCGCCGGAAAGTCGACCCTCCTCAACATCATTGCCAACCGCCTCACCCCCGACCAGGGCATCGTCGATATCGGAGAGACCGTCGTCATCGGCTATTTCGACCAGCAGGCCGAAGGCCTCGACCCGGACATGCGGGTCCACGACTACATCACCGAGGTCGCCCACCGCATCCCCACCTCCGATGGCTTCCTCACCGCCTCCCAGATGCTCGACCTCTTCCTCTTCGACCGCGACAAGCAGTGGACTTACATCCACAAACTCTCCGGCGGGGAGCGCCGGCGCCTCTACCTGCTTCGCATCCTGATGCGCCAGCCCAACGTCCTCCTGCTCGACGAGCCCACCAACGACCTCGACGTGGATACCCTCACCGTCCTCGAAGACTACCTCGACAGCTTCGACGGCGCCGTTATCACCGTCAGCCACGACCGCTACTTCCTCGACCGCACCTGCGAGCATCTCCTCACCTTCAAAGAAAACGGTCAGGTCGAAGAGGTCCCCGGAAACTACGCCTTTCTCGAAGAGCGCCGCGCCCAACAGGCCCGTCAGGAGCGTCAGGAGGCCGCTGCCCGCGCAGAAGCCGAGCGCAAAACCTCCCCTGTGCCTGCCGCCCCGAAACCCGACGCCCCCCGAAAACTCTCCTACAAAGAGCGCCGCGAACTCGAAGCTCTTGAACCCCGTATCGCCGAGATCGAAGAGCGCCTCGAAGCCATCGATCAGGCCATGGTCGCCTCCGCCACCGACTACGAAACCGTCGCCGCCCTCGACGAAGAAAAGTCCGCACTCAGCACCGAACTTGAGACGTCCCTGGAACGCTGGATGGAACTCTCCGAGCTGGCCTGA